The sequence GTGCGGGTTCTGCCCGTATCCAGTAGTTTCCAAGACCCAGCCGCAGGGGCTGATGGCTGATGATCTGTGGCGCCGGCTGATCGACGAAATCCTCGCCCATCATACTTGGTGGGTCCATTTCTACTACCTCAACGAGCCTTTGCTCGACTCAAGGCTGCCGCAAATCATTCGTTCGGTGACCAGTCGGCGCCGAGGCCGGCTACCCAAGACCAAAATCAACACCAATGGTACGCTCCTTGACGAAGAGCGTGCCCGCGCCCTGCTCGAAGCAGGCCTCGATCAGATCACGGTCAGCATCCCTAGCCTCGACCCCACGATATATTCGCGTCACATGGGTGGACTTAAGCTCGATAAAGTAATCGCCAACGTCGAGAGGCTCAATGAGATGCGTCGCACGATGGGGGCGCGACTGGACTTGCGCGTAACCGCGACCGTAACCGACCACACCGCCGATTCGATCTATCGCCAGCGCGCTTTCTGGCGCGCCCGCGGGATTAGGTTCGAGCAGGTTCGAATGGCCAATCAGGCCGACCGCGAAATCGAGACCAATGGCTTGTCCGCGCGCTACGTGGCCTCGCGCTTTTGCGCGGTTCCCTTCTGGAGAATGTACATCACCTGGAATGGCGATACCGTGCTGTGCTGCTGCGATACCTCGCATA is a genomic window of Candidatus Binataceae bacterium containing:
- a CDS encoding radical SAM/SPASM domain-containing protein, which translates into the protein MEIQVVSSSSAHRIGDRIDRPIRNNSLQRGAGTRLGRSIKTALDLIRGRRLLSPDAVQNPLEELAKYFFFGLLRPRFPLNIQIETSSRCNAQCGFCPYPVVSKTQPQGLMADDLWRRLIDEILAHHTWWVHFYYLNEPLLDSRLPQIIRSVTSRRRGRLPKTKINTNGTLLDEERARALLEAGLDQITVSIPSLDPTIYSRHMGGLKLDKVIANVERLNEMRRTMGARLDLRVTATVTDHTADSIYRQRAFWRARGIRFEQVRMANQADREIETNGLSARYVASRFCAVPFWRMYITWNGDTVLCCCDTSHTVTPGNVARSSIAEVWNSPAYRALHRARWSGIDLPQVCRDCRVSVPD